From the genome of Mugil cephalus isolate CIBA_MC_2020 chromosome 2, CIBA_Mcephalus_1.1, whole genome shotgun sequence, one region includes:
- the rtn4rl2a gene encoding LOW QUALITY PROTEIN: reticulon-4 receptor-like 2a (The sequence of the model RefSeq protein was modified relative to this genomic sequence to represent the inferred CDS: inserted 2 bases in 2 codons): MMEYKWDTXSHHQAHSQSLRLGNQGISGDSXALLLRLRLTRFGLWFRMETSPISRSRRCSIMRNCKSGLSLWLVVWLVLGKPSPASACPHLCVCYPTPMTVSCQAQNFTAVPVGVPYESQRVFLQNNRITELRVGSFGFGTQVLWLFSNNITWIEAGAFSELRDLEELDLGDNPNLHRLEGGAFRGLEKLQSLHMHRCRLTALPHDIFHKLYSLQFLYLQENNIHFLQDDIFSDLINLSQLFLHGNRIRTLSENVFRGLVNLDRLLLHDNRVRQVNRRAFRDLGRLTMLFLFNNSLAELHSQTLRDTQGIEFLRLNANPWSCGCEARALWEWFREARVSSSEVICASPSTRRGQDLRFLREMDFALCPLPDPGSIAGSTTTTFSTKTRWWFHKNKPQSSTKGIFEKASETVKAGLYGKGPSTTTSVVKYELGEEELALPKLDPEEYWANYGNEDSGVTLRCFELECPPDFDMPPSSSSSRLSSASFLSLLALSVVTLCLNLHLLFG, encoded by the exons ATGATGGAGTATAAATGGGACA GTAGCCATCACCAGGCACACTCTCAGTCGCTCCGACTCGGGAACCAGGGCATCAGCGGAGATA AGGCTTTACTTCTACGTCTTAGGCTAACTCGCTTTGGGCTTTGGTTCAGGATGGAAACCTCTCCTATTTCTCGGAGCCGACGATGCTCCATCATGCGCAACTGCAAAA GCGGTCTCTCCCTCTGGCTGGTGGTGTGGCTGGTCCTCGGCAAGCCAAGTCCGGCATCGGCATGCCCGCACCTGTGCGTGTGCTACCCGACGCCCATGACTGTGAGCTGCCAGGCGCAGAACTTCACCGCCGTCCCAGTAGGAGTGCCCTATGAGTCGCAGCGCGTATTCCTCCAGAACAACCGGATCACGGAGCTTAGAGTTGGCTCTTTTGGCTTCGGAACTCAG GTTCTGTGGCTGTTCTCCAACAACATCACATGGATTGAGGCAGGGGCCTTCAGTGAGCTGAGGGACTTGGAGGAGTTGGACCTCGGGGACAACCCTAACCTTCATAGACTGGAAGGGGGAGCCTTCCGGGGACTCGAGAAACTCCAGAGCCTCCACATGCACCGCTGCCGGCTCACTGCCCTGCCCCATGACATCTTTCACAAGCTGTACAGCCTGCAGTTTCTTTACCTGCAG gagAATAATATCCACTTCTTGCAGGATGACATCTTTTCTGACCTCATTAACTTGAGTCAGCTGTTCCTGCATGGCAACCGTATCCGCACCCTTTCAGAGAACGTGTTCCGTGGCTTGGTCAACCTCGATCGCCTTCTCCTGCACGACAACCGCGTAAGGCAGGTGAACCGTCGCGCCTTCCGCGACCTCGGCCGCCTGACCATGCTCTTCCTGTTCAACAACTCCCTGGCTGAGCTGCACAGCCAGACCCTGAGAGATACCCAGGGCATCGAGTTCCTCCGCCTCAATGCCAACCCTTGGTCCTGCGGCTGTGAGGCCCGTGCCCTGTGGGAGTGGTTCCGTGAGGCCCGTGTCTCCTCATCTGAGGTGATCTGTGCATCCCCTTCCACCCGCCGTGGTCAGGACCTCCGCTTCCTTCGTGAGATGGATTTCGCCCTCTGCCCCCTGCCCGACCCTGGCTCCATTGCTGGCTCCACCACGACCACCTTCAGCACCAAGACCCGCTGGTGGTTCCACAAGAACAAGCCCCAGTCATCGACAAAAGGCATCTTCGAAAAGGCCTCAGAGACTGTCAAAGCTGGTTTGTACGGGAAAGGCCCATCTACAACCACCTCAGTAGTCAAGTACGAGCTGGGAGAGGAAGAGTTGGCGCTGCCCAAGCTTGATCCAGAAGAGTACTGGGCAAACTATGGCAATGAGGACTCAGGTGTGACTCTGCGGTGCTTTGAACTCGAGTGTCCACCTGATTTTGAcatgcctccctcctcctcctcttccagacTCTCCTCGGCCTCTTTCCTTTCGCTACTAGCCCTTTCAGTTGTCACCCTCTGCCTCAACCTCCACCTGCTATTTGGCTGA